A section of the Hevea brasiliensis isolate MT/VB/25A 57/8 chromosome 17, ASM3005281v1, whole genome shotgun sequence genome encodes:
- the LOC110655629 gene encoding probable receptor-like serine/threonine-protein kinase At5g57670, translating into MKYIRANSLKRLFSLKRRGLEEGIAIDEDKNGISNCKFVQEPEHSSRPAWRCFSYPEIFEATNGFSPENLVGKGGYAEVYRGVLRDGEKIAIKRLTRAGNDERKEKEFLTEIGTIGHVSHPNVLSLLGCCVDNGLYLIFNYSSRGSVASLLHDEKLPVMDWKTRYKIAIGTARGLHYLHKGCQRRIIHRDIKSSNILLTADFEPLISDFGLAKWLPSQWTHHSIAPIEGTFGHLAPEYYLHGVVDEKTDVFAFGVFLLELISGRRPVDGSHQSICSWAKPILKQGETEEVVDPRLGGAYDASQLIRLAFAASLCIRASSTWRPTMSEVLEVMQEGEMDKERWKMPMEEEQEEEFWGFEDLECECDSSFSISPHDSISTKSSLTVMH; encoded by the exons ATGAAGTATATAAGAGCCAACAGCTTGAAAAGGCTTTTCTCATTAAAAAGACGTGGACTTGAAGAAGGAATCGCCATTGATGAAGACAAGAATGGAATCTCTAACTGTAAGTTTGTTCAAGAACCAGAGCATTCTTCAAGACCCGCTTGGAGATGTTTCTCCTATCCAGAAATATTTGAGGCCACAAATGGTTTTAGCCCAG AGAACCTGGTGGGAAAAGGAGGATATGCAGAGGTTTACAGGGGAGTGTTAAGAGATGGAGAAAAGATTGCAATAAAAAGGCTAACAAGAGCTGGTAATGATGAGAGGAAAGAGAAGGAGTTCCTGACAGAGATTGGCACAATTGGTCATGTATCTCATCCCAATGTGTTGTCTCTTCTAGGATGTTGCGTTGATAATGGGCTTTATCTCATCTTCAATTACTCCTCCAGAGGCTCTGTTGCTTCCCTTCTCCATG ATGAGAAACTTCCAGTTATGGATTGGAAAACAAGATACAAGATTGCCATTGGAACTGCCAGAGGGCTCCATTACTTGCACAAGGGATGTCAAAGAAGGATCATTCACCGAGATATTAAATCTTCAAATATTCTTTTGACAGCTGATTTTGAGCCACTG ATTTCTGATTTTGGATTGGCAAAATGGCTTCCATCTCAATGGACTCACCATTCAATCGCTCCAATTGAAGGAACATTTGG GCATTTAGCACCTGAGTACTATTTGCATGGAGTGGTAGATGAGAAGACAGATGTTTTTGCATTTGGAGTCTTTCTGCTAGAACTTATTTCTGGCAGGAGACCAGTTGATGGCTCTCACCAAAGCATATGCAGCTGG GCTAAACCAATATTGAAACAAGGAGAAACTGAAGAGGTGGTAGATCCAAGGCTTGGAGGGGCCTATGATGCTTCACAGCTGATAAGACTTGCCTTTGCTGCATCTCTTTGTATCCGAGCATCTTCGACGTGGCGCCCTACCATGAGTGAG GTATTGGAAGTAATGCAAGAGGGGGAAATGGACAAAGAAAGGTGGAAAATGCCAATggaagaagaacaagaagaagaaTTCTGGGGATTTGAAGATCTAGAATGTGAATGTGATAGCTCCTTCTCAATTTCTCCACACGATTCAATCTCGACAAAAAGTTCTTTAACCGTGATGCATTAG
- the LOC110655616 gene encoding UPF0481 protein At3g47200-like, which yields MNSKDKLDVKDIAKSLNDDLAILQPLSDECCIYRAPERVRKLYEESYTPQLESIGPLHHGKEKLKAMEEHKRRYLLDFLQWSDSSLVNLITYIKQNERRLRNCYAETIEYGSEKFVKMMSLDATFIIMLLLKNHCPQLRSNNIDRIFYKPKMISYLWYDIILLENQVPFFILEELFKFSNKAELVEGLSMIKLTRSFFEGCMGYWVTNDEEKDFSQVKHFIDFLRICQLPQKKKQEGSINKLVMPTATELHHAGVKFEMHPSRNKLDIEFDKGILKIPHITMSHEVELLLRNVLTFECCHFDNLYFNDYILLVSKLLISGNDVEILDRGGIIDNRQENNEAVASFLRNTICYVNPNMFYFSDVVEDLNSYEKSIWHRWNAKLRQNYFNTPWTGISVVAAGILLILTIIQTACSILQII from the coding sequence ATGAACAGCAAAGATAAACTTGATGTTAAAGACATAGCAAAGTCTTTAAACGATGATTTGGCAATCTTGCAACCTTTATCTGATGAGTGTTGTATCTATCGAGCTCCAGAGAGAGTACGGAAATTATATGAGGAGTCGTATACACCTCAATTAGAATCTATAGGCCCTCTTCATCATGGCAAGGAAAAGCTGAAAGCAATGGAGGAGCATAAAAGGAGGTATCTGCTTGATTTTCTTCAATGGAGCGATTCAAGCTTGGTGAATCTTATTACATATATAAAGCAAAATGAAAGAAGACTGCGTAATTGCTATGCAGAAACCATTGAATACGGGAGTGAGAAATTTGTGAAAATGATGTCGCTAGATGCCACATTCATCATCATGCTCTTATTGAAAAACCATTGCCCACAATTGCGAAGCAACAATATTGATCGTATATTTTACAAACCCAAAATGATTTCTTATCTATGGTATGACATAATTTTGCTTGAAAATCAGGTTCCATTCTTCATTCTTGAGGAATTGTTTAAGTTCTCTAATAAAGCTGAACTTGTTGAGGGGCTCTCCATGATTAAGCTCACACGTAGTTTCTTTGAAGGTTGTATGGGTTACTGGGTGACAAATGACGAGGAAAAAGATTTCTCTCAAGTAAAACACTTTATTGACTTTCTTAGAATTTGTCAGCTTCCACAAAAGAAGAAGCAGGAAGGGAGTATAAATAAATTAGTGATGCCAACAGCGACAGAACTTCACCACGCTGGGGTCAAGTTTGAGATGCATCCAAGTCGAAACAAACTGGACATAGAATTTGATAAAGGGATTCTGAAAATTCCACATATTACAATGAGTCATGAAGTAGAACTTTTGTTGAGAAATGTCCTGACCTTTGAGTGTTGCCATTTTGATAACCTGTATTTTAATGACTACATTCTCTTGGTTTCAAAGCTTTTGATATCTGGCAATGATGTGGAAATACTAGATCGAGGTGGGATTATAGACAATCGCCAGGAGAACAACGAAGCAGTGGCATCTTTTTTACGCAACACTATATGTTATGTCAACCCTAATATGTTCTACTTTTCTGATGTTGTTGAAGATCTCAATTCTTATGAGAAAAGCATATGGCACAGGTGGAACGCCAAATTGAGACAAAATTATTTCAACACTCCATGGACTGGAATTTCTGTTGTTGCAGCTGGTATTCTCCTCATACTCACAATAATACAAACAGCGTGTTCAATCCTTCAAATAATCTAG